The Helianthus annuus cultivar XRQ/B chromosome 16, HanXRQr2.0-SUNRISE, whole genome shotgun sequence genome includes a window with the following:
- the LOC110908865 gene encoding cold-regulated protein 27 isoform X2: MEDKVFSPATETVVQASSAASEMTGDDADSHENASSKWTNEKHNLYLKSIEASFVDQLYNSLDMLSRQTQITNRSDACISSGQCKVLRRGCWSKKSFNREKFQGYWIQHFKKGSCKRLSLTALQYPVTESKLDQHAIVAEVTDQNFVEDTSCSRKRARVSKYDHASNDQVVPQRTSAATTEVPDSYVSPKK, encoded by the exons atggAAGATAAAGTTTTTTCTCCGGCGACGGAGACGGTGGTTCAGGCGAGTTCTGCGGCATCTGAGATGACCGGCGACGATGCG GACTCGCATGAAAATGCATCATCGAAATGGACCAATGAGAAACATAATTTATATCTAAAGTCGATAGAAGCATCATTCGTTGACCAGTTATACAACTCTTTGGATATGCTAAGTCGTCAAACACAAATTACCAACCGCTCAGACGCTTGTATCTCATCTGGCCAG TGTAAGGTTCTTCGCCGCGGTTGTTGGTCAAAGAAAAGTTTCAACAGAGAAAAGTTTCAGGGTTATTGGATCCAGCATTTCAAAAAGGGGTCCTGCAAAAGGCTATCTTTAACTGCACTGCAATATCCTGTAACCGAGTCTAAGTTGGATCAACATGCTATCGTTGCAGAGGTGACGGATCAAAATTTTGTTGAAGACACATCATGCAGCAGGAAAAGAGCGAGAGTTTCTAAGTACGATCACGCAAGTAATGATCAG GTTGTTCCTCAACGTACTTCTGCCGCAACAACTGAAGTCCCCGACAGTTATGTTTCACCGAAAAAGTAA
- the LOC110908865 gene encoding cold-regulated protein 27 isoform X1: protein MEDKVFSPATETVVQASSAASEMTGDDAVDSHENASSKWTNEKHNLYLKSIEASFVDQLYNSLDMLSRQTQITNRSDACISSGQCKVLRRGCWSKKSFNREKFQGYWIQHFKKGSCKRLSLTALQYPVTESKLDQHAIVAEVTDQNFVEDTSCSRKRARVSKYDHASNDQVVPQRTSAATTEVPDSYVSPKK from the exons atggAAGATAAAGTTTTTTCTCCGGCGACGGAGACGGTGGTTCAGGCGAGTTCTGCGGCATCTGAGATGACCGGCGACGATGCGGTA GACTCGCATGAAAATGCATCATCGAAATGGACCAATGAGAAACATAATTTATATCTAAAGTCGATAGAAGCATCATTCGTTGACCAGTTATACAACTCTTTGGATATGCTAAGTCGTCAAACACAAATTACCAACCGCTCAGACGCTTGTATCTCATCTGGCCAG TGTAAGGTTCTTCGCCGCGGTTGTTGGTCAAAGAAAAGTTTCAACAGAGAAAAGTTTCAGGGTTATTGGATCCAGCATTTCAAAAAGGGGTCCTGCAAAAGGCTATCTTTAACTGCACTGCAATATCCTGTAACCGAGTCTAAGTTGGATCAACATGCTATCGTTGCAGAGGTGACGGATCAAAATTTTGTTGAAGACACATCATGCAGCAGGAAAAGAGCGAGAGTTTCTAAGTACGATCACGCAAGTAATGATCAG GTTGTTCCTCAACGTACTTCTGCCGCAACAACTGAAGTCCCCGACAGTTATGTTTCACCGAAAAAGTAA
- the LOC110908864 gene encoding thioredoxin-like 4, chloroplastic produces the protein MSWSIQTSLQKHRTMIHQTLISFPKVNIQNTQTEFKNPSTFPDKCSMRACRLKEQTRCDNRGAVSHYRRLQIHSQRVECVANGDPQELLDEDEELCPVECVREIKKDEELLTVLEKAKKANTLVVVDFYRTSCGSCKYIEQGFAKLCKGSGDEEAAVIFLKHNVIDEYDEQSDIAERLRIKTVPLFHFYKNGILLEAFPTRDKERIKAAIEKYTAPAPAPAA, from the exons ATGTCTTGGTCCATACAAACTTCATTGCAGAAGCATAGAACCATGATTCACCAAACCCTGATAAGTTTTCCTAAAGTTAACATTCAGAACACGCAAACCGAGTTTAAAAACCCGTCAACTTTTCCGGATAAATGTTCCATGAGAGCATGCCGCTTGAAGGAACAAACTCGGTGTGATAACAGAGGCGCGGTTTCACACTATCGTAGGCTGCAGATCCACTCTCAGCGAGTCGAGTGTGTGGCGAACGGGGACCCACAAGAGTTGTTAGATGAAGATGAGGAGCTCTGCCCCGTCGAATGTGTCAGAGAAATCAAGAAGGATGAGGAACTACTCACAGTTCTAGAGAAAGCGAAAAAGGCTAATACATTGGTTGTGGTCGACTTCTATCGCACTTCATGTGGTAGTTGCAAGTATATTGAACAGGGTTTCGCAAAATTGTGCAAAGGGTCAGGTGATGAGGAGGCTGCAGTTATCTTCTTAAAGCATAAT GTGATTGATGAATATGATGAGCAATCGGATATAGCAGAACGACTTCGAATTAAG ACGGTTCCTCTCTTTCATTTCTATAAAAATGGGATCCTATTGGAAGCTTTTCCTACCAGAGATAAGGAACGGATTAAAGCGGCTATAGAAAAATATACAGCCCCTGCACCGGCTCCTGCTGCTTAA